The Desulfurobacterium pacificum genome contains the following window.
CGTTCCCATTCCGAACACGGAAGTTAAGCCCGCCAGCGCCGATGATACTGCCCTGGAGACGGGGTGGGAAAGTAGGGCGGTGCCAGGCCTTTTTTTATTTTTCCCTCCATGTTATATTTCAAAAAGCAATTCCCTTCCTTTGAGGTATCTCTTGAAAGAAATAGTCAAAGTTTCTAATCTTTGGAAGATTTATCAAACTGAAACTGAAAAAGTTGAAGCTCTAAAAGGAATAAGTTTTTCTCTTGAGAAGGGGGAATTTTCAGTTTTGATGGGAGCTTCTGGTTCTGGAAAATCCACCCTCCTCCACATCTTAGGCACCCTTGACTCTCCAACAAAAGGAGAAATTATCATAGACGGCGTTAATCCTTTTTCCCTTCCCGAAAAGGAAATAGCTTCTTTTCGCAACAAAAAAATAGGATTTATTTTCCAGTTTCACTACCTTATTAACGAACTTACAGTTTTAGAAAACGTTATGGTTCCTCTTTTGATTGCTGGAGTAGAGAAGGAAAAAGCCGAAGAAAAAGCAAAAACGCTATTGAAATCTGTAAATCTTGAGCATAGATTATCTCACAGACCATTTGAGATTTCTGGCGGTGAAAAGCAGCGAGTTGCTGTAGCGAGAGCGTTGGTTAACGACCCTGAAATAGTTTTAGCTGATGAACCTACCGGGAACCTTGACTCAGAAACTGCCAAATCTGTTATTTCTCTTATGAGGGAGCTTAATAGAGAGTTTCAGATAACTTTCTTTATAGCTACACATAATCCTGAACTGGAAAAGTTTGCAGATAAAACATACCTTATAAAAGACGGAGTTTTAATTTAAAACCTTATAGAAGGAGATTGTATGTTTGAAAGATTTTCAGCAAGAGCCAGACAAATTATCATCAAAGCAAAAGAGCAGGCTGTTGCTTTAAGGTCTGAAAAGTTAGGAACCGAGCATATTCTATTGACCCTTCTCAAAGAGGATGAGATAACAAACCAGATTTTAGCCAAATACAGCATTTCAAAGGCAAGAATTCAGGAGATAATTATCTCTCAAGTTCAACCTGCCGCTTTTGAAGTTGACGTTAATACCATAACGTTTTCTACAGAAGCGAGGAGAGTTTTGGAACATGCACTTGAAGAGTCAAAAATCTTAGGTCACGCTTACGTAGGACCAGAACACCTATTTATAGCCCTTGCTAAAGAAAGACTTGGACTTGCGGGAAGAATATTGAGAAGTTACGGTTTAGACCATTATACGTTGAGAAGGGAAGTTTCCAACTTACTGAGAGGTATAGTAAGAGAGAAAAAATCCCCCCGCCGTACAGCAACTCCCAACCTTGATAAATACGGTAGGGACCTTACAAAGCTTGCAGAAGAGGGCAAACTTGACCCTGTAATCGGTAGGGAAAAAGAGATAGAGAGAGTTACCCACATTTTAGCCCGCCGCCGTAAAAACAACCCTGTTCTCATAGGAGAGCCGGGAGTAGGTAAAACGGCAATCGTTGAAGGGCTTGCCATAAAAATAGCGAAGGGTGAAGTACCTGAAAAACTCCGCGGGAAGAGAATCGTTTCTCTTGATATGGCTTCTCTTATAGCTGGCACCAAGTATAGGGGTCAGTTTGAAGAACGTCTCAAAGCTATAGTTAAAGAGCTTGAAAACAACAAGGATGTTATTCTGTTCATTGATGAAATTCACACGCTTGTTGGGGCAGGTGCAGCTGAAGGTTCTATGGACGCTTCTAACATTTTAAAACCTTCACTTTCCCGAGGAGAGATACAGGTAATAGGTGCTACAACAATTGATGAGTACAGAAAGTATATAGAAAAAGACGGTGCCCTTGAAAGGAGATTCCAGCCTGTTATCGTTGAAGAACCAACCGTTGAAGACACTATAGAAATTCTGAAAGGTTTGAAGCCGAAATTTGAAGAGTTTCACGGCGTAGAAATTACCGATGGAGCGATAGAGAGAGCCGTTAAGTTGGCGGTTCGCTACATAAATGACAGGAAGTTGCCGGATAAAGCGATAGACATAATAGATGAAGCGGGTGCTAAAGCTCAGCTTCAGATGACAGCCAAAGACGATAGAGTTAAAAAACTTGAAGAAGAGATAGAGAAGGTTAAATCTTTGAAAGAAGAAGCCCTTGCTATGGCAGAGTACGAGAAGGCTCACTTCTACAAACAGCAGGAGATTTCCTTAGTTGCAGAGCTTGAGGAGCTTAAGCGTAGGATAAAAGAGGAAGAGAGCGATAAGAAGGTAGTGATAGATGAGTCAAAAGTTGAAGAGATTGTGGCTTTGTGGACAGGAATACCTGTTCAGCAGTTACGGGAGAAAGAGGCAGAGAAGCTATTAAAGCTTGAGTCTGAACTTCATAAGAGAGTAGTCGGTCAGGAAGAAGCCGTTACAGCGGTTGCAAAGGCTATTAAACGTTCCCGTTTAGGTATAAGGAGTAATGCAAATAGACCGATAGGATGTTTCCTTTTCCTTGGTCCTACAGGTGTAGGTAAAACGGAGCTTGCAAAGGCTTTGGCTGAGTCGCTGTTCGGTGATGAAAAGGCTATGGTAAGAATAGATATGTCCGAATACATGGAGAAGCACACAGTTTCAAGACTTATCGGTGCACCTCCAGGATATGTAGGGTACGAGGAAGGCGGGCAATTAACTGAGGCTGTTAGAAGAAAGCCTTACACGGTGATTCTCCTTGACGAGATAGAAAAGGCGCATCCTGACGTTCTCAACGTTCTGCTTCAAATAATGGAAGACGGTCGCCTTACAGACGGTTTGGGAAGGACTGTTTCCTTTACGAATACTATACTTATTATGACTTCTAACCTTGGAGCTAAACACCTTATCTCTTCCCAGAAAGGTTTAGGCTTTGAAGTGGCAGATGGAAAGGAAGAGGAGCGTTCGTTTGAAAGAATGAAATCTTTCGTCCTTGAAGAGGTTAAAAAGTTCTTTAAACCTGAGTTTATAAACAGGCTTGATGGGATTATCGTGTTCCATCCGCTTACCCGTGAGGATGTTAAGGAGATTGTAAGAAAGCAGATAGACAGATTGAACGAAGAGTTGAAGGAGAGAAACCTGAAGGTTCACGTTACAAACAGGTTTGTGGAATACGTTGTTGACAAAGAGTTTAGGAAAGAATACGGCGCGAGAACGATAAGAAGGGCTATTCAGAACTTGGTTGAAGATAGGTTGACCGATGAGATTCTGATGGGAAGGTTTACTGAGGGTGGTGAGGTGGTGTTTGACATAACGCCAAAAGGTAGAATAAGCGTTAGAGCCAAGAAGAAAAAGAGAGAGATGGCAGAGTCTAAGTAGAGGTAGGTTGTGAGAAGGTTTAAGGCAGATAGTATTAAAGGTGATGTGGCTTACTTGAGGGGGCAGGAAGCCCGCCACGCCTTAAAAGTTTTGAGGTTAAAGAAAGGCGATGAAGTAATAATCTTTGATGGTGAAGGGAAGGAATACTTAGCTGTAATTTCTGCTGCCTCGCCGACGTCTGTTAAGTTAAAGGTTGTTGAGGAGATAAACGTTAACAGGGATAGTCCTTTACGTTCCGTTCTCTTTATGGGTATAACCAACAAGATGCAGAAGTTTGAGATTGCAATTCAAAAAGCTACCGAGTTGGGCGTTACTGAAATAGTTCCCGTTGTTTGCGAACGTTCCTCTACTGCCCATAACGTAAAGAATTGGGAAGGCAAACTAAGAAGGTGGAACGATATAGTTGTGAACGCTGCTAAGCAGTGTGGAAGGAACGTTCTGCCTGTTTTAAAGGAACCTGTGAAGTTGTCAGAGGTTGAGAGCGATACGGATATCTCTTTTGTTTTATGGGAGAAAGGAGGTAATTCTTTTAAGGATTTTGAATCGTTTTCCGCTTCCTCCGTTTCGTTTTTGGTTGGACCTGAAGGTGGTTTGAGCAAGGAGGAGATTGAGGTTTTGAGAAAGAAGGGTTTTAAACCTATATATCTGGGTAAGAGAATTTTGAGAGCTGAGACGGCAGCTATTGCGGGAATGACGCTGATTCAATATATATGGGGAGATTTGGGGTAGATGGGAGAGGTTTTAAAAGAAGTTAGTTTAGGTGATAGGGTAGTAAAGGTTGTTAAGGGAGATATTACTGAAGAGGATGTTGATGCGATAGTGAACGCTGCCAACAGTTTTTTAAAGCACGGAGGCGGTGTTGCTGGTGCTATAGTGAGGAAGGGAGGAAAGGTAATTCAGGAAGAGAGTAACAGGATTGTTGAGGAAAGGGGGAGAATCCCTGTCGGTAAAGCGGTATATACTTCAGGTGGTAAGCTCAAGGCTAAGTACGTTATTCATACTGTCGGTCCTGTTTGGGGTGAAGGGAAGGAGGAAGAAAAGCTCAGAAGTGCTGTAAGGTCGGCTCTTGAGGTTGCTGAGAATTTGGGTGTTTCCTCTGTTGCCCTTCCGGCGATTAGTACGGGAATTTTTGGTTATCCTAAGAGAGAAGGCGTGAAAGTTATCGTTGATGAAGTCCTTAAGTTTTTGAAAAACGATGCTTACCATTTGAAAGAGGTGAGACTTGTCAGTATAGATGCTGAAACGGCTTTTCTATTCAGGGAGTTTGTTTAATTTTGAAAGCCTGTATCTGAATTCTCTAAATGTAAGTCCTAACAGTTCTGCTGCTTTTGTTTTCTTTCCACCTGCAAGTTCAAGGGCTTTTAGTAAGTACTCTTTCTCTACGTTTTTTAGTATTTCTTTGAGATTTACTCCCCCTTCTGTCAAAGGTGGAAGCAAAGAAGAAGTCGTTTCGGTAGAGAGAACTCCTTTGCCTAAAATTCCATCGTCACACATGATTACTTCTCTTTCCACTATGTTTTTGAGTTCCCTTACGTTTCCTTCCAAAGGTTGGTTCATGAGGTAGTTTATAAAGTTTTGGGAAATTCTTTTTATCTCTTTGTTGTACTTCTTTGAAAGTTGTTTGACGAAGTAATCTACTAAGAGAGGAATGTCTTCTTTACGTTCTCTTAATGGTGGGATATGAATCTGTATTGTGGATAGGCGATAGAATAGGTCTTCACGGAAGTTTCCTTTTTTAACTTCTTCTTTTAGGTTTTTGTTTGTGGCTGCAATTATCCGAACATTTACTTCTCTTTCTTCTGTGCTTCCCAATGGAATAAACTTTTTGGTTTCCAGGAATCTTAAAAGTTTTGCTTGAAGAGGAATGGGCATGTCCCCTATTTCGTCTAAGAAGAGCGTTCCGCCGTTTGCAGTTTCTATAAGTCCTTTTTTATCTTTCGTTGCGCCGGTGAAGGCTCCTTTTTTGTATCCGAAGAGTTCACTTTCAAGGAGTTCAGAAGGTAAGGCTGCACAGTTTATTGCAATGAACGGTTTTCTGTTTCTGTTGCTGAGGTTATGGATTGCCCTTGCCACTACTTCTTTTCCTGTTCCGCTTTCACCTGTTATGAGGACGTTTACGTCGTATGGTGCTATTTTTCTGATTGTTTCTTTGAGTTTTTCGGTGGCGGGAGATTTTCCTATAAGCTGGGGAATTTCAGAAGTTCCTACCTGCTTTTTAAGTTCTACCTTGTCTTTGAGGTTTCTTATGATTAATCGTAGGTCTTCTAACTTGAAAGGTTTCTCTATGTAGTCATAAACGCCTAATTCAAAGGCTTCCTTTATCGTTTCTGCTGATGCAAAGGCTGTTATGATGACAATTTCTGTTTCTGGTGAGTGTTTCTTTATCTCCCTTGCTATTTCCATTCCGTTGCCATCGGGGAGTCTCAGGTCTATCAGTGCTATGTCAAAAAAGTTGCTCTTTAGGTAGTTTTGAGCTTCTTCAACGGTGTAGGCGCTTGTTACGTTGAAGGAGAATTCTTCTAATAGGATTTTCAATATTTCCTGAAGGCTTCTTTCATCTTCAAGAATCAGCGCTTCCATCAAACTTCCTCTGAAAGTGGTAGTCTGACTACGAATCTTGCTCCACCTAATTTGCTCTTTTCTACTTTTACTGTCCCTTTGTTTTCTAATATAAATTTATTAACTATGGAGAGTCCCAAGCCTGAGCCGTTTGGATTTTTTGAATAGAAAGGTTCAAATATTTTTTCCCTTTCCTCTTCTGGTATGCCAGGTCCGTCATCCTCTACGATGATTTCTAATGTGTGGTTGTTTTTGTGGCAGTGAATTTCTACTTTAGAGTCAGCCCATTGAAAAGCGTTTCTAACGATGTTCTCAATTGTTGAGTAAAATCCGCGGGCATCCGTTTTAAATTTTATCGGCTCTACATCTAATTTATAGTTTTTGCCAAAATGTTGGAGCGATTGTAGTATCTCTTGGAATGCCTCAGGTAGAAAAATTTCAGTTTTTATGGGTGAAGATGGGCGAGATAGATGAAGGAAATCTTTTACTATTCTGTCAAGTCTGTCTGTTTCTTTAAAGATTATCTCTAACAAGCGTTCGTTTTGCTTCCCCTCTTTTATCAGTTCCAAAGCGCCTTTAATGGAAGCTAAGGGGTTTTTGATTTCATGAGCCATATTGGCGCTTATTTCGTATAGTCTTTTGTAAAACTCAGTTCTTTCCTTTTCTTTTTCTAACTCTTTTATGTAGAAGGCTTGAGATTTGAGCTTTCTTTCTAACTTTAATCCTGCAACAAACATTGCTATTAAAGCTGTACTGTTAAGTACTGTTTGTACTCCAGTTGCTATTCCTTCGTTATGTTTCTGAAGGAAAAAAATTATGTGAAGGAAGAGACCAAATATCAGAGATGTTGTTCCGCTGATACTACCCAATATTATCGTTGAGAAAAAAACAGGAAATATGAGAAATATGGAAAAGAAGTTGTAATTAAGGACGTTTGATGCTACTAAGGTAAATATGACAGCTTCGTCCAACAGGAATTCAAATGTGTACGGTTTTTTGGAAAAAAGGAGAAGCGCTACACTGACTATAACGTAAATTCCTAAAATAAATAGAGAACTTGGAGCTACAGGAAGTTTGCTTATAGATGATAGAGAAAGGAAGAGGAAAAAGATGCCGGATGAGAAGGCAAGCCTTCCCACCCTGTATATGAGATATAACCTGTCTGGGAATAGGTTGCTACTTTCAATTTCCTTCACCTGATAACTCTTTTTCCAAAGCTGTTTCGTAAAGTTGTTTGGCTTCAGGAATGCTTAAATTAACTACTTCTTTGCCTTTATGTTTTATTATACCTGTTTTCTGTGCTGTTACCGTTCCTATTACCTTTGCTGGGACAGTTTTCTTTTTGAAGAACTCTAACGCTTCTTCAACCTTTTCTGGTGATACCGTTATAATAACTCTACTCTGCTCTTCTCCAAAAAACAGGAAGTCTGTTCTTATATCTTCGGAAAGTTCTACTTCAAAGCCCAACTCTCTTTCAAAAGCAGATTCAAACAGTGCAACGGTTAAACCGCCTTCAGATACATCGTGGGCGCTCTTTATCATGCCTTTCTCTATGCTTTCAATTAAAGCGTTCTGTAGGGTTTTTTCAAACTGGAGGTCTATTGTCTGTCCCTGTCCTTTTATCGTTCCTGTGACTAACTTTTGGTATTCTGAGCCTGAAACGTTACCTGTGTTTTCTCCTAACAGGATTATTACATCTTCGGGTGATTTGAAGAACGATGTCATCCTCTTCTCAATATCGTCAATTACTCCGACGCATACAACAGTTGGGGTAGGATAAACTGCCCTTTTGCCTTTTTCAGTTGTCGTTTCGTTGTAGAAACTGACATTTCCACTTACCACCGGCGTTTCAAGAATTCTGCATGCATCTGCCATTCCATCTGTTGCTTTAACGAACTGCCACATAATTTCCGGGTCTTCCGGGCTTCCAAAGTTGAGACAATCGGTTATAGCTTTTGGTCTGGCGCCGGTGCAGGCAACGTTTCTTGCTGCTTCAGCAACTGCTATTTTTCCGCCTTCATATGGGTTTAGATAACAATACCTTGCGTTGCAGTCGGAACTTATAGCTATTCCTTTTTTGCTTTCCTTTACTCTTATGAGAGAAGCATCTCCGCCTGGATAGATGACGGTGTTTATTTGAACCATGTGGTCGTACTGTCTGTAAATCCATCTCTTGCTTGCTATTGTTGGCGATGAGAGGAGTTTTTTCGTTATTTCATTGTAGTTTTCCGGTTCCGGAATTTCGTTCTGGTTGTAGTTTCTGTTTTCTATTATGTATTTGGGAGTTTTGAAAGGTCTGTAGTAAACAGGGGCTTCGTCTGTTAAAGCTTTTATGGGGAGTTCTGCAACTTTATCACCATGCCAGAAGAGCCTTATTACAGGTTCTTCTATTATCTCTCCTATTACGCAGGCGTCTAATTCCCACTTGCGGAATACTTCCATTATCTCTTCTTCTTTTCCTTTTTCACATACGACAAGCATTCTTTCTTGAGATTCTGAAAGCATTATTTCGTAAGGCGTCATGTTCTCTTCACGCAGAGGGACTTTATCAAGGTCAAGTTTTATTCCAACGCCGCCACGGGAAGCCATTTCAACGGAAGATGAGGTTAATCCAGCTGCGCCCATATCCTGAATGGCTACTATGCCATCCTTTTCCATCGCTTCAAGGCAAGCTTCTATAAGGAGCTTTTCTATGAATGGGTCTCCGACCTGGACGTTAACTTTCTTTTCAACTTCCTCTTCAGAAGAAAACTCTTCAGAAGCCATTGTTGCGCCGTGAATACCGTCTCTGCCTGTTTTTGAGCCAACGTAGATAACGGGGTTTCCAACGCCAGCAGCTTTAGCGTAGAAGATTTTGTCTTTTCTTACTATTCCTAAAGCGAACGCGTTGACTAAGGGATTTGTCTGATAGCAGGAGTCAAAGTAAACTTCACCGCCTACAGTTGGAACGCCTACGCAGTTTCCGTAATGGCTGATTCCAGATACTACTCCTTTTGCAACGTAGCGCATCTTTGGGTCGTGAAGTTCACCAAAGCGCAGGGAATCCATGCAGGCAACGGGTCTTGCACCCATTGTAAAAACGTCTCTCAGGATTCCGCCTACGCCTGTTGCTGCTCCGTGAAACGGTTCTATGAATGATGGGTGGTTGTGGGATTCTACTTTAAAAGCTGCGCATATCTGTTTTTCCTCATCAACCATTATTATTCCTGCGTTTTCGCCTGGTCCTTGAACAACCCATGGTGCTTCTGTGGGGAACTTTTTGAGGTGAGGACGTGAGGATTTGTAGGAACAGTGTTCTGACCACATTGCAGAGAAAATTCCTAACTCTACCAAATTGGGTTCTCTTCCTAAAATCTCTTTTATTTTTTCGTATTCCTCATAAGTTACGTGTTGTTCTATTATTTTTCTGTCCATTCCTGCTCCTCTGCTATAGTTGTCTGCATAGGAAAGTATATCAGGAATGGGATAGCTACTTGAAAAGTTGGAGTTTTAGATTAAATTCAGTTTTAGAAAATTTAAAATAAAGTTTGAGGAGGAGAGAGATGGCAGTTGTTGGATTTGCAAAGTTAGAAGCTCTTTTCAGAAAAGCTGCGAGCCTTGATATTGACAAGAACAAGGCTAAAGAAATCACGGACATTGTAGAAAAGAAATTGTACGATTTGCTTCTCATTGGTGAAAGAAATGCGAGCTTTAACAACAGAGACGTTATTTGGGAATGTGACGTTCCTTTGACAAAGGGTTTCTTAGAGTCTATGCAAAAATTCAGGGATTTGGAAGAAGCTCTTGAGTTAAAAGATGTTCTTGACTTTTTAGCTACACAGCCACCTTTAAAGTATCCACTTGAAGCTGAACTTGAGAAGAGACTTCCAGAAATTGTTGGAACGCTACTTTATATCCTTGCAAGGATAATTAAGGAAACCTCACCTGAGTGCAGACAGCCTTCTTCTGAGGATATAGAGAGGGCAGGAAAGATACTTGACCTGACGATGTAATCGTTTCGTTTAGAGTTTTGGAATCCCCCCGTTGTTTTTGGGGGGATTTTTTATTTATACGCTTACTTTTTATAAAATTTCTAATTGGAAAGCTTCCTGCGTAAAAAAGCCGGGTAGAAAGATTATGCTGATTTTATACGTTCTTATGGCAATGTTGGTATTAGCTTTAGCTTATATGGCTTTTGTTTTATCTAAACCGATAGAGCAGTAAGGAGGTATTTTGTTCGTTAACTTGAGTATGACTTTGAGAGAGTGCCTTGAAAAGTACCCGGAAGTTGAAGATATTCTTTACCGCTATATAGAAGAGTGTCTTTACTGCGAAGGGTTTAAAGATGAACCTCTTGAGGTTGTTCTGAAAGCACATAAGCTTCAGCCGGAAAAAGTTGTGAAAGAGATTAACGAGTTTTTAAAGGAGAAGAGGAGAGATGGAGTTTAACGTACTTTCTGCCGTCAGGACGGTTGCGGAGTTGATGTGTTGTGCAGCGATAACAGCACCTAAGGGGAAGGGACAGAATCTTTTATATGTAAAGGTTTTTGAAGGTGAAGGGAAAGATAGGGTTGCAGACTTGATGGAAAAGTTGGGGGAGGAAAATAACGTTAAGTTCTTCATAAGAGATGCGAAAAACGTTAGAGATTCTTTGGTTGTTGTTTTTATAGGAACGGAAGTTAAACCGAGGGGTGTTCCCTTCTGCGGCTTTTGCGGTTTTGAGAATTGTGAAAAGTCAGCAGCTGTTGGTGCTTACTGTTCTTACGCTGTTGGGGATTTGGGAATAGCGGTGGGGTCTGCCGTTAAAGTAGCTGCAGAACACTGCATTGATAACAGGGTTATGTTCTCTTTCGGTAAGGCAGCTATTGTTGGAGGTTTTGTTCCTGAGAAGGTGAAATTGGGTTACGGTATTCCGCTTTCTGTGAGCGGGAAGAACATATTTTTTGACAGGAAAATGTAATGAAAAACGTTGTCTGGATAGTTGTTCCTAAAGGGAATTCGGTAGAGACTTTGAGGGTTGACCCTTCTGCGCTTCTTGATGGTTCTCTTTCTCTTGAGAAGCCGTGCTGGATACATATAAGGCGGATTGACGATGAAATAGAAGAATTTTTAACTGAAAAGCTGTCTATAAATGAGCTTTCTGTGGAGGACTGTAGGTCGGAAGCCCGTTCTAAAGTGGAAGTTTTTGATGATTACATATTTCTTTTGATGAACTACTTTGACGGCGGAATCAGCAGACAGAAGAAACTGTGCGTTTTCTGGGGAAAGGACTACATCGTTACGGTTGGCAGTAGAAGGCTTTTTGAGGAAGCCAAGAAGAATCTGCAGCTTGAAGAGAACCCGTTTGAGGAGGGGGTGGGGAGAATTTTGTGGTTAATTTCCAGTATTGTAGCGGATAAGTTTAAAGCTGTTACGGATATTTTGGAAGAACAGGCTGACGAAGTTGAGGCTTTGGTGTTTAAAGAGCAGAACCCTGAGCTGCTGGAAGACATATCTGACCTCTCATACGAGATATTAACTCTGCGAAGAGCCTTGAAGCAGTTAAGAGATACATACAGGTCTCTGATTTCCTACGCTCCAGGATTTATGAGAGGTGAGAACGTTC
Protein-coding sequences here:
- a CDS encoding ABC transporter ATP-binding protein, which codes for MKEIVKVSNLWKIYQTETEKVEALKGISFSLEKGEFSVLMGASGSGKSTLLHILGTLDSPTKGEIIIDGVNPFSLPEKEIASFRNKKIGFIFQFHYLINELTVLENVMVPLLIAGVEKEKAEEKAKTLLKSVNLEHRLSHRPFEISGGEKQRVAVARALVNDPEIVLADEPTGNLDSETAKSVISLMRELNREFQITFFIATHNPELEKFADKTYLIKDGVLI
- a CDS encoding ATP-dependent Clp protease ATP-binding subunit — its product is MFERFSARARQIIIKAKEQAVALRSEKLGTEHILLTLLKEDEITNQILAKYSISKARIQEIIISQVQPAAFEVDVNTITFSTEARRVLEHALEESKILGHAYVGPEHLFIALAKERLGLAGRILRSYGLDHYTLRREVSNLLRGIVREKKSPRRTATPNLDKYGRDLTKLAEEGKLDPVIGREKEIERVTHILARRRKNNPVLIGEPGVGKTAIVEGLAIKIAKGEVPEKLRGKRIVSLDMASLIAGTKYRGQFEERLKAIVKELENNKDVILFIDEIHTLVGAGAAEGSMDASNILKPSLSRGEIQVIGATTIDEYRKYIEKDGALERRFQPVIVEEPTVEDTIEILKGLKPKFEEFHGVEITDGAIERAVKLAVRYINDRKLPDKAIDIIDEAGAKAQLQMTAKDDRVKKLEEEIEKVKSLKEEALAMAEYEKAHFYKQQEISLVAELEELKRRIKEEESDKKVVIDESKVEEIVALWTGIPVQQLREKEAEKLLKLESELHKRVVGQEEAVTAVAKAIKRSRLGIRSNANRPIGCFLFLGPTGVGKTELAKALAESLFGDEKAMVRIDMSEYMEKHTVSRLIGAPPGYVGYEEGGQLTEAVRRKPYTVILLDEIEKAHPDVLNVLLQIMEDGRLTDGLGRTVSFTNTILIMTSNLGAKHLISSQKGLGFEVADGKEEERSFERMKSFVLEEVKKFFKPEFINRLDGIIVFHPLTREDVKEIVRKQIDRLNEELKERNLKVHVTNRFVEYVVDKEFRKEYGARTIRRAIQNLVEDRLTDEILMGRFTEGGEVVFDITPKGRISVRAKKKKREMAESK
- a CDS encoding 16S rRNA (uracil(1498)-N(3))-methyltransferase; translated protein: MRRFKADSIKGDVAYLRGQEARHALKVLRLKKGDEVIIFDGEGKEYLAVISAASPTSVKLKVVEEINVNRDSPLRSVLFMGITNKMQKFEIAIQKATELGVTEIVPVVCERSSTAHNVKNWEGKLRRWNDIVVNAAKQCGRNVLPVLKEPVKLSEVESDTDISFVLWEKGGNSFKDFESFSASSVSFLVGPEGGLSKEEIEVLRKKGFKPIYLGKRILRAETAAIAGMTLIQYIWGDLG
- a CDS encoding macro domain-containing protein; protein product: MGEVLKEVSLGDRVVKVVKGDITEEDVDAIVNAANSFLKHGGGVAGAIVRKGGKVIQEESNRIVEERGRIPVGKAVYTSGGKLKAKYVIHTVGPVWGEGKEEEKLRSAVRSALEVAENLGVSSVALPAISTGIFGYPKREGVKVIVDEVLKFLKNDAYHLKEVRLVSIDAETAFLFREFV
- a CDS encoding sigma-54-dependent transcriptional regulator, translated to MEALILEDERSLQEILKILLEEFSFNVTSAYTVEEAQNYLKSNFFDIALIDLRLPDGNGMEIAREIKKHSPETEIVIITAFASAETIKEAFELGVYDYIEKPFKLEDLRLIIRNLKDKVELKKQVGTSEIPQLIGKSPATEKLKETIRKIAPYDVNVLITGESGTGKEVVARAIHNLSNRNRKPFIAINCAALPSELLESELFGYKKGAFTGATKDKKGLIETANGGTLFLDEIGDMPIPLQAKLLRFLETKKFIPLGSTEEREVNVRIIAATNKNLKEEVKKGNFREDLFYRLSTIQIHIPPLRERKEDIPLLVDYFVKQLSKKYNKEIKRISQNFINYLMNQPLEGNVRELKNIVEREVIMCDDGILGKGVLSTETTSSLLPPLTEGGVNLKEILKNVEKEYLLKALELAGGKKTKAAELLGLTFREFRYRLSKLNKLPE
- a CDS encoding sensor histidine kinase; translated protein: MKEIESSNLFPDRLYLIYRVGRLAFSSGIFFLFLSLSSISKLPVAPSSLFILGIYVIVSVALLLFSKKPYTFEFLLDEAVIFTLVASNVLNYNFFSIFLIFPVFFSTIILGSISGTTSLIFGLFLHIIFFLQKHNEGIATGVQTVLNSTALIAMFVAGLKLERKLKSQAFYIKELEKEKERTEFYKRLYEISANMAHEIKNPLASIKGALELIKEGKQNERLLEIIFKETDRLDRIVKDFLHLSRPSSPIKTEIFLPEAFQEILQSLQHFGKNYKLDVEPIKFKTDARGFYSTIENIVRNAFQWADSKVEIHCHKNNHTLEIIVEDDGPGIPEEEREKIFEPFYSKNPNGSGLGLSIVNKFILENKGTVKVEKSKLGGARFVVRLPLSEEV
- the purL gene encoding phosphoribosylformylglycinamidine synthase subunit PurL, which produces MDRKIIEQHVTYEEYEKIKEILGREPNLVELGIFSAMWSEHCSYKSSRPHLKKFPTEAPWVVQGPGENAGIIMVDEEKQICAAFKVESHNHPSFIEPFHGAATGVGGILRDVFTMGARPVACMDSLRFGELHDPKMRYVAKGVVSGISHYGNCVGVPTVGGEVYFDSCYQTNPLVNAFALGIVRKDKIFYAKAAGVGNPVIYVGSKTGRDGIHGATMASEEFSSEEEVEKKVNVQVGDPFIEKLLIEACLEAMEKDGIVAIQDMGAAGLTSSSVEMASRGGVGIKLDLDKVPLREENMTPYEIMLSESQERMLVVCEKGKEEEIMEVFRKWELDACVIGEIIEEPVIRLFWHGDKVAELPIKALTDEAPVYYRPFKTPKYIIENRNYNQNEIPEPENYNEITKKLLSSPTIASKRWIYRQYDHMVQINTVIYPGGDASLIRVKESKKGIAISSDCNARYCYLNPYEGGKIAVAEAARNVACTGARPKAITDCLNFGSPEDPEIMWQFVKATDGMADACRILETPVVSGNVSFYNETTTEKGKRAVYPTPTVVCVGVIDDIEKRMTSFFKSPEDVIILLGENTGNVSGSEYQKLVTGTIKGQGQTIDLQFEKTLQNALIESIEKGMIKSAHDVSEGGLTVALFESAFERELGFEVELSEDIRTDFLFFGEEQSRVIITVSPEKVEEALEFFKKKTVPAKVIGTVTAQKTGIIKHKGKEVVNLSIPEAKQLYETALEKELSGEGN
- a CDS encoding DUF1931 family protein — translated: MAVVGFAKLEALFRKAASLDIDKNKAKEITDIVEKKLYDLLLIGERNASFNNRDVIWECDVPLTKGFLESMQKFRDLEEALELKDVLDFLATQPPLKYPLEAELEKRLPEIVGTLLYILARIIKETSPECRQPSSEDIERAGKILDLTM
- a CDS encoding ferredoxin domain-containing protein — protein: MEFNVLSAVRTVAELMCCAAITAPKGKGQNLLYVKVFEGEGKDRVADLMEKLGEENNVKFFIRDAKNVRDSLVVVFIGTEVKPRGVPFCGFCGFENCEKSAAVGAYCSYAVGDLGIAVGSAVKVAAEHCIDNRVMFSFGKAAIVGGFVPEKVKLGYGIPLSVSGKNIFFDRKM
- a CDS encoding magnesium transporter CorA family protein; its protein translation is MKNVVWIVVPKGNSVETLRVDPSALLDGSLSLEKPCWIHIRRIDDEIEEFLTEKLSINELSVEDCRSEARSKVEVFDDYIFLLMNYFDGGISRQKKLCVFWGKDYIVTVGSRRLFEEAKKNLQLEENPFEEGVGRILWLISSIVADKFKAVTDILEEQADEVEALVFKEQNPELLEDISDLSYEILTLRRALKQLRDTYRSLISYAPGFMRGENVHYFRDLLDEVSILYDRAETLHEFIQNVLNVFSSLVSFKLNDIMKTLTIFVTVLEPLMFISSFYGMNVENLPFAAKAYGIWVISIFMLGVTLFLLYYFRRKGWI